The DNA sequence GCTTTTTCCTTTAGTATGGGACCAAATTTGCATCAACTAATGCAATATGTTGTCAATATGCTATATAAGTAGTACATGCAAGGATTTGATTAAGCAACTACAAGATTGTTTCTGTCCTATCACCGGAAAAGCAAAGATGGCCAGTGTTGTTGATGTAAAGAAGTTGCAGCCACCTGACAACACCAATGTATTTAGGGAGATGCGGTCTTCAGGTACTTTATCCAGTCATCAATCCAATAATTTTAATACTATGCTTAAGACTATTGGTGAATGTAATAGTATAGAGATCTAGTTTCTAATATTCAAAATTACGGTACTCGAGGAAGTAAATCAGTAGAAGAGTCGATTATTGTTAACGTTAATGCAAAATCAGATGCTATTGAACCATTAACAAATACACATTCTAATGTTGTTGGCCAATATAGCAAAACTATGGCTGagacatctagagctgaatctaGTGAATCCAAAACATGCTAAGACAATTCAAAGCCTTTCAAAAAGAACATAGAGAGTCTAAATCTTGTATTACATTTATACTCAGGGCCCAACAACAATAAAGGATTAAGCACTAGGAGTGTAGGAAAGAGAAACAAGGCATAATCTTGGAtggtacagacaagatctcggACGAGATGATAAAAGATTGTTTTGACGATGAAGTGATAATTATGATTTGTTGCCATGGACAGTGATCCACACGGATCTATTGCCTCAAGACTGTGATCCGTCTATTGACTGTCGCTTGAGGTAGAGTTTTGGATATGTGATTGGCTCACGACAGTGGATGGTATGTGGGCCTCAACTATAGTGTGACAATGCATATGCATGTAACATACTGTATATTTGAGGTCATAGGCTGCTCTCTAATATGGGCCAAAGGTTGTCGCATGTCCTGTCCTGCCCTTAGAGTTGGGCCCTGATTAGGTAGAACTGGAACAGCAAGAAGCTGTTGAGGAATAGGATGGGAACCATTTCTTTAAAATATACGGaagaaagagagaagagagaaaaagagaTAAAAGTATGGGCCAGGCCATTAAGATAAAAAAATGTATTTACTAATTTCAAATGTGAAAGAATAAATGATTTCAGTTGTCCTCGGCCAAACCATTTAATTTGAAGCTTCATTAGATACTCTATAGAATGTATTCCCTTCATTAAAAATTGGTCATTCTAGCCTTTATAGATATATAATTTTACTATGCAATTAGATATACATTATGTCTCGATAAATGGTAAAATCTGTGTCTCTAAAGAAGACAGTATGGCTTGATTTGAATTTGGAATACTCCTTATTAGACGATAGATATTAATACTCTGTCTCATAAACTTGATTAAACTAAGACTGGTTTAACTTAGAATAAATGAAAATCCCTTATATATCTCAGGATGGAGATTATTACTAGATAGATATTAATACTCTTTCTCATAAACTTGATTAAACTAGGAATGGTTTAACTTAGCATAACTGAAGATCCTTAATATTTCAGGACGGAGGTCACCATATTCAATGGTCGAATTAATAGCTGGTACAATGATTTTTCACCACACTTATTGGTGGCATATATTGCCGTGACAATGATTTCTATCACTAATTGGCTAGTGGGGAAACCATTAACTTCTAACTAAAACTATATCTATACATCTATTTCTTTTCTATATAGCTCTATCTCCTTTTAACGCTGTTCACTATAAATATCAAACACATCCTCTTTGTTCGTACACATGTACTAGCGTTAGCTCCACAAGTGACCATGTCGATGAACAGGAAACATTTGGTCGctggcttcttcttcatcaacttgacCTTGCTCATGGCATCATATTGTGAGTTCCCAGCAGGACACGAGTTAGCTAGCTAATATATTATTGCTTCGGAATCTCCAAATGAACAACCTTAATTTAATTTTGTGGTTGCATGCAGGCTCAGCAGCACTCTGCGGAACGAGGACCAAGTATACTTGCACGGTCGACAAGATGTGTGAGATGATCTGCCAGCAAGTGAACTGCGACCAACAGAACTGCGGCTACACCGGTGGCCACTGCTCCGACGACTCATTATGTGTATGCACCAAACCCTGCAGTGCGCAATCAACCATGGCTCCACCGGGGGAGAAGCCGGCAGTGGAAGAGGCATACGGTAGGATGGCGCTGGATGAGAATAGAATGCTCAATTCATAAAGTAGGAGGCATCGAGCAGTGTATAGTAGAACATTGCGATGCTTGGGTCGATATTCTCTTGTTCTGATAATTGCATGCAAAAATTTGAAGTGAATAAAGGTCCGTTTGGCAGGGATCGATATTGTCTTAGAAATGTTTCAGATCCATGTTCTCTGAAGAAATGTTTCAGTTGATTAATCAGAATGACTTTATGAAGTCATTTGGCTGGTAGGTTGGATTCTAAttccaaaaattaaatagaaatAGAATCCAGCGGAACCAGCCCAGGAAAAAAACCGCAGAACCAGCTGAAACTCTGAACCTGGCTTCCAAACGGTCCCTAAGTCATGTGCTCCTGCATGGTCCCTAAAATAATCTTAGGCTCCATTTTGATCCTTGGAATTGAATCCATTTtaatatactataatttatgCACATATTAGAAGCTAATATGGTTGTTTTGGAATATATTTGTATACTATTGTTAACCATGCAAGAGTGATGCTTATATGTTGCGTTTGTACTATAGCGAAGTGAGTTGAAAAGTGTGCTATAAGTTGGAGAATAGAAACATAGAATGGTGATCTATCAAATCAATTTCTGTCTCCCACCCTATGAGTTTGAGATAGACTTATATGTGAACTTTGAAAAGTTATGGAATCTCAAATTCCAAACCAAATAGTCTAATCTCAAATTCCTCTAAAATGAAGGGATCCAAATGGTCCCTTAATTAAGGGACATAGATATTAAATTTGTTCTTAGTGTGTGCAACTAAGTAAAGTTACTTATGTgttcgcccccccccccccccaatttGTGATTTTTCTAATGTGTGATCCCAATACATTTACTCTGTAATCCCCCTCAATTTGTGTTATGGAGGAGGTTTGGAATTGCTCCCtgacaaacaaacaaaattcTGTGTTTACGTGGAAACAAAGTAGGGAACCCTTGTTTTTCTTTCTGTGGACATTTTTAAGTCCTGAAGGAAAATGACAGTGCAGTTAGTGTCACCTGGACAAATGTTGGAGGATCAGTAGAGATACCATCAAGGTAGATCTTGATGCTGACCACTACctgaaagaagaaaaagaggtGTACGCATTTTGCATGGTACCTTCACTTAATTCCTCAATCACAATAATGGCTTTGCCATTAGCCAGTCATGTTAGCACCTCTGGCATTTAGCTAAATAAATGAAATGCAAGCCCTTTCCACTACTGATTATAACATAACCAATGACGAAGCAAGAGATGTGAAAGAATTAACCTTAGTATTCTGAAACACACCATTAGGATCATTGGTAACAATATCCAAGCCACCATCCAGGCACGGCCCATCTCTTTGATATGGACCCCAGTGTGAACACTGGAGCCACTGCCCCAAACAAAACCCGTCGGTATAAATTCCCTCTCACCAAATGTCAAGTGTGCATATACCTCATCTGTTATATATAACAAATATGCCAAGGTTCCATGCAGTCTCAGCAACCTAGAAAATCATTTACTGAAACTAGGCGTTCAGATTATTCCCCAAGAGCTCATCAACTATTGCAGAACAATGAACCGTTAAAACTTACCTTAGCTAGGTGCTCATATGAGTACACATTGCCACAAGGATTTCCTCGTGGCAATATGTGTTCTTGTCAGCATGAGCATGTACAACCTACCAGTCTTTCTCAGGTAGAAGATCGAAGTAACAGGCTTCCATGCCATTGAAAACAGTGTGCGCCTCATAGAACCCGGCCCGTTGCCAGGCCTTGGGAACAATATGGCGAAGCAGGTTATCTCAATTGCTTGATCGAAGCCACTTGTGAGGTAGACATCATCTGGCGATAATTCGTATGGCAGATCAGGGGATAAGTGCTGCGCGATGGACCCGAAATTCAATTTGAATGTTAGGTTTTAGGCCATTGCAATGTGAGCTAACTCTGTTCAAAATGGTTTAGAAAGGCGGTATACAATTGAAGTAAACCATATAATTTGTCAaatattatctaaaaaaaatataatttgtCAAAAAGAACCAGTGTCCAAGCTCCAAGATATCAAGGCTTCAAGAGGACTCAATGTCCATTGACAGCATTACTGATCTGAACACAAAGCACTAGACCACAGGTGCAGGATTTAGTCATTGTTTTTTATGACCATGACAGTCGCATTAATCATGGGAGAAGAAATTCTCTTTCATGAAAACATGAAAAACTGATATGCTTAACAcaatgtaagagcatctccaacagtatcTAAAAAAGTACTTCCAAACAATAGGTTTTCCAACCAAAATATATTGGGAAACAAAAAGCTAGAACTCCAACAGTTTCCAAAATCTCGCGCCTAAAAGGTAGAAGGTAATTTTATATCAGGAATCCTAAATATTCACTTTTGTACTTTACGTCTCTCTTGTGCATTTCTATCAGGAACCCTGTCCGACTCTTTTTTCTTCCCCATGTCCTTCCACCTCAGATTGGGGCGACGATACGCATGAGGGGGTGTTTTTTTCCATGTGCCAAAAGATTGGGAGGTGGGTTTGAGAGTTGTTTGAGATGAGTTTTTTCATCAATCTTACCAAAATTCCTGGATTGGAGACTCTTTTAGGtactcttagagatgctctaaggaaTAGAACATTATAGTTGGAACACGAAGCATAAGGGAAAGAGATTTTCCTTGTGATACATATAACAGTAGTTTGACCAAGACAAGAATAGTTTTTCAAACCTTTTGTATCATCTTGATGTATTGGTATTCAGGAAGTACTAAAAATTTCCTTTATAAAAAAAGAGTGGCAGATGCACTTCTCAACTTGCGGTGATAAGAAGATCAACCTGATAAAAGGTTCCGTGTTTTCAAAAAGACAGAGCATAGACTTTGGTAACTAGAACTTGCTATTAAATAGACGTCGATTTATAAATCTTGGGAATTGAAAGCATGTTGATTTCAGATGTAATCAGTTAATTGTGTAATATCCTTTTCTGATAATTGACAATTGTTGTCAACATGATGTTTTCAAAAGGGGGTAAAGTATATTTTCAGCCTTCAAGTTGCACGTCAATACAATTTCAACCATGAAACCGGATAACCATCACCCTCCTAACGTAGAAACCGGACAAATTTAGTTCTCTGACGGGTGCTATTCTAGTTTCTTAAAATAATAAAATTCCAGTTTCATGACTAAGAAAATCATAATAACTAATTCATTTCAAATAGATAAAATATGAAACTgttctatttttttctataaaaatcTATGTGTTGGTGCTCTGTTTAGAGATATTTGTCTGACAGTCGGATTTTCAAAAGTTTTTTTGTCTGATTTTGCTCAAATGCCAAGTGCTTGTGACACAGACATATATGCCTAGTGAATCATGCCGCTCAACGCTGAAAAAGGAATTCTGATTGTGAAGTGCCTGCGCCAGTCTACTCATCGTATTATTTCAGCATCAAGTAGTTtgtttcaaaaaagaaaaacttgcAGCCATGACGTCGACATCACCTCCGTGTGGGCTCAAGGCCGACGCAGGTGGGGTAGCAGTTGTGCTCCCTGGACTGCAGCGTGCCGGCAACGGTGTACACGGCCTCTGGCGTCGTGCGGAAGCACGGAAACACTGACAGGTCAGCCTGGGCCATCTGGACCAGGGTCcgcgcgccgccaccgccgctgtCAGCCTCGATCACCATCTGGACCAGTTGTAATATATAACACATGAACAAATATGAAATTTTGCAATACACGATGACACACAATTTTATTAATTTTCTAATGTATTCTTGTGACACTTTAGCATGCTAACAGTAGTCATCCTACAGCATCTTAGACTGAAAGCAAACCTTTTGTGAGGTGGCACCTCCCTCAAACATACTTGCTTATCTTGCTACAGGCACCAACCACCAAACCCTCCACGGCGTTTGTCACTTGTCAGCGATTACCTCACGGTCGAAAGgcaacatatatatacattaGTAGACAAAGTGGACAGAATAATGGCCACCGCCGATTCAAACAAACTCAAAATAGCAGATTTAGTAATCCATTCTTGGCTGTTTGGATCTTGTGCGATAGTATGCAGCAATGCATATTATCACAGGAAGCGAATGAATGCTAAACAATGCGAGCCATGTCAATTTGGAACCCACCTAGAGAGAAGGAGAAAACCAACCATGGCCACATGAAAGAATCCAAACAGTAGATGGTAAATTTGAGTGGTTAGTCACAGGTGCAATAGAGTACATATGTCTAGAATAATAATACAGTTTACGTAGCTGCAAGATCGCCCAATTTACCTCATTTAAATTGCTATTATCAAGTTGATATCTTTGTAAGATGATCATTTTGggtcaatgcaccatttgttacAATATGCAGATGTTATTGGGAGCATGACTATAATGGCTACAAATAACAACATTTGTCCATTTTGTGCCAACTCATGTGTGACGCTGGTGTACTATGTTAATTTGCCACGCTTGTAATTTGAATTTCCACTTCTTTCTAAACTTTATAACTTTTCATACAAGAAAGAacaaagataaactttatatgaAAAATGTAGGTTTAAACAATATCTTGAAGTGGTTGAGATGTTAAATAGAATTTAAACAGTGGACAAAATGACGTGTCATGTGAGCATGACGCAACATTTAGATTGGTGTCATCCTTTTATATGAAAAATTTAGGTTTAAacatgtttttgtttttgttttcttctagCATCTCTGTCAGCTCTAGAAACACACATAAGAGCACATCAACGAAGAGATTCCCTATATCCTTTTTTAATTTATAGCAATAGAGATTTTGATGAAAAAAATACTCTCCAACAACCTCTTTAATTGGATCACCAAATATAGACGCCCTCTCAGACTTCTTGCTAGCTAAAGATGAAGAGTGAGGATGGCTCTCTAGAGTACGAACGAGATATAAAAAAGCTGTTGGACCATACGAAGATATAAAAAAAGATTTTTATTCAAATAACTCCCTAAATGATAATTTAGAGACTAAATATTAGAAATACTCTTGGAGATACTATAAGTGTCGGATGCCAACAAGTAGATAAACAGATACTGTctcattatatatttatattgtgGACTTAAAAATCATTAGAGGcaaaagctgaagccgatataTATGGATTAGATATTGCCGTATTGTATGTGTTTCGGACTGCGAAGTGGTGACGACCATGCAGTGTGATATAGCACCGCAGCCTCCACCCGGTGGCATGAAAAACACGAGCAAAATCACAATTGGCCAAAAACTCGTTTCAGGAATTGGTTGAAATACAATGATTGTATACCATATATGCTTAAAGGCGCGTAGATAGCTGGTGCAAAGGACGCTTAGATTGTTGTTACAATGGTTTAAGACTTTGCAATTTGTATGTTGACAGATCTTTTTTTGGTACTAAATCTGTGAGATTTCTATACGTTTGATTGTGCTTTAGGATTTTTGCTACAACTGCCACTTTAATGGGTTTGTAACTATTGGgttacatatataaaaaaagtctGATTTGACTATATAAAATCTGTCGACAGATAACTAATACACCCACCATATTTGGATCTCCACATCACACCATACCTTAAGTATATTAGTAATTAGTGATCAACAATATAATTGTATTTGGAATTATAATGGAAAACAAATAGGCTCATTTATGGTAGTGCAAGCATGCCTAAGTAATGAATGGCCATCTAATTAATAACAAATTTAAGATCATAACAAAATCACAATAGGCCCAGGCTAAAACTACCATATATATACTTGAAAGCGCGTAGATAGCTGGTACAATAATGTTGCACCATATTTAAAATGATATGCTTAGATTGTTGTTGCAATGATTTACATCATATTTGGATCTCCACATCACACCGTACCAAAGTATATTAGTAATTAGTAATAAACGATATAATTGGATTTGGAATTATAATGGAAAACAAATACGCTCATTCTATGGTAGTGCAAGCATGCCTAAGTAATGAATGGCCATCTAATTAGTAACAAATTTAAGATCATAACAAAATCACGATAGGCCCGATGGCTAAAACTACCATATATATACTTAAAGGCACGTAGATAGCTGGTACAATGATATTACACCGTATTTAAAATCATATGCTTAGATTGCTGTTGCAATGATTTACACCATATTTGGATCTCCACATCACACCATACCCAAAGTATTTGTAATATATAGACAATAATATAATAAACAACATAAGTGATTTCCATATCCATATAGATTACATTGAATCAATCAATTGAAGGCCACCGATGGAGCCAACCACGCTCTCCCTATATATACCGAACATATTGCTCTCTTCATGTGTGTGTATACATATTATAATATTAGACATACTAGTCACATAGCACTCCTCCAAACACAGCCATGTCGTCGTTCAACAAGAATCTATTGGTCGTTGGGTTCACCTTGGCATTGTTCATCGTCGCGTCGCATCGTAAGTTCCCAGAAAAGTACTAATATATTCATCGAGATGCAGGTGTAGTAGATCATTCTTTGAAAAACTCCATATAATAAACTTTGTTGTGGCTGCATTGCATGGATGCAGGTGCGACAGCAGACTGCGAGGACAGGACGGGGATCATGTGCACATCCGATGAGATGTGCGTGCCCATCTGCCTGCAGAGGGGCGGCTACACCGGCGGCCGCTGCTCCACAGAGCACGTCGTGGGCGACCCCTCGTGCGTGTGCTCCCCGTGCA is a window from the Sorghum bicolor cultivar BTx623 chromosome 5, Sorghum_bicolor_NCBIv3, whole genome shotgun sequence genome containing:
- the LOC110435362 gene encoding uncharacterized protein LOC110435362, encoding MSMNRKHLVAGFFFINLTLLMASYCSAALCGTRTKYTCTVDKMCEMICQQVNCDQQNCGYTGGHCSDDSLCVCTKPCSAQSTMAPPGEKPAVEEAYGRMALDENRMLNS